In a genomic window of Staphylococcus taiwanensis:
- a CDS encoding acetylornithine deacetylase, whose amino-acid sequence METRLYELLDLLVKYNTESPPGRNTDPLQDEIQHLLKGFGFSIQREQLYKNDSVIVATLKGSDPSAPKLILNGHVDVASVDDDSNWTYPPFELTQVDDWLYGRGVSDMKGGMAALFYVLEKLHQEGRQPKGDIIVQSVVGEEVGEAGTKLACEIGPKADLALVLDTSENMALGQGGVITGWITIKSKNTIHDGARSQTIHAGGGLFGASAIEKMAKIIRALNELEQHWAVMKHSPGMPPGANTINPAVIEGGRHPAFIADECRLWITVHYLPNESYEDVVAEIEDYLNRVAEADIWLRENSLRFEWGGESMIEDKGEIFPSFTIPTEHPGFKLLQNAHRDVHGSDMQHGMSTTVTDGGWTAHFDIPTILYGPGSLEEAHSVDEKIEAQELQTYSNVLYQFLNHWYDHPEK is encoded by the coding sequence ATGGAAACACGTCTTTATGAATTATTAGACTTATTAGTGAAGTATAATACGGAGAGCCCACCAGGAAGAAATACTGATCCTCTGCAAGATGAGATTCAACATTTATTAAAAGGATTCGGCTTTAGCATTCAACGTGAACAATTGTATAAAAATGATAGCGTGATTGTGGCGACATTAAAGGGGAGCGACCCGTCCGCACCAAAACTCATATTAAATGGCCATGTAGATGTGGCATCAGTCGATGATGATTCAAACTGGACCTACCCACCATTTGAGTTAACCCAAGTGGATGATTGGTTATATGGTCGTGGCGTGAGTGATATGAAAGGTGGCATGGCGGCCTTATTTTATGTTCTTGAAAAGTTACATCAAGAAGGACGCCAACCGAAAGGTGATATTATTGTGCAATCAGTTGTAGGTGAAGAAGTTGGAGAAGCTGGTACCAAACTAGCATGTGAAATTGGTCCTAAAGCTGATTTAGCACTTGTGTTAGATACCAGTGAGAATATGGCACTGGGTCAAGGTGGCGTAATTACAGGATGGATTACGATTAAAAGTAAGAACACCATTCATGACGGTGCACGTAGTCAGACCATACATGCAGGTGGTGGGTTATTTGGCGCGAGTGCCATTGAAAAAATGGCTAAGATTATTCGTGCATTAAATGAATTAGAACAACATTGGGCAGTGATGAAACATAGTCCTGGAATGCCACCAGGTGCAAATACGATAAACCCAGCTGTTATTGAAGGTGGACGCCATCCTGCATTTATTGCAGATGAATGTCGCTTATGGATTACAGTACATTATTTACCAAATGAAAGTTATGAAGACGTTGTCGCTGAAATAGAAGATTACTTGAATCGTGTGGCTGAAGCGGATATTTGGCTACGTGAGAACTCCTTACGCTTTGAATGGGGCGGCGAATCAATGATTGAAGACAAAGGCGAAATCTTCCCAAGCTTCACAATACCTACAGAACATCCTGGATTTAAACTATTACAGAATGCACATCGTGACGTACATGGTAGTGACATGCAACATGGTATGAGTACGACCGTTACAGATGGTGGTTGGACCGCACACTTTGATATCCCAACAATATTGTATGGTCCTGGTAGCTTAGAAGAAGCCCATAGCGTAGATGAGAAAATAGAAGCTCAAGAACTACAAACCTATAGCAACGTCTTATATCAATTCCTAAATCATTGGTATGACCATCCAGAAAAGTAA
- a CDS encoding DUF1413 domain-containing protein — MTFEERIQTLRAEKSRTSFSFRFEDLYTKEEWFDMTVRQRTRQEREFIARIEEIPHVRMPFSSEDGYKFKLYNQEYQYNEVKKNFKEV, encoded by the coding sequence ATGACATTTGAAGAGCGTATCCAAACGTTACGAGCTGAGAAGAGCAGAACGAGTTTCTCTTTCCGTTTCGAGGATTTATATACGAAGGAAGAATGGTTTGATATGACGGTGCGTCAACGTACACGTCAAGAAAGAGAATTTATTGCGCGTATTGAAGAGATTCCACATGTGCGTATGCCTTTCTCAAGTGAGGATGGTTATAAGTTCAAGTTATATAATCAAGAATACCAATATAATGAAGTTAAGAAGAATTTCAAAGAAGTTTAA
- a CDS encoding SDR family oxidoreductase, whose translation MTELKERVAIITGASSGIGATTAKKLANEGVKVVLAGRSEDKLKEVSKDINEGDFLITPTDVKHKDDIDALVENAIAKFGKVDILVNCAGINGSAKITDYDVETWDAMIDTNVKGLLYSLNAVLPHFEEQGHGHVVNLASISANEVSKDSTLYSATKSAVLMIFNGLEKDLARTGIKSTSILPGMVDTPMTEKTDFGGRKKLDPENIADAVIYALTQPAHVNVNEVTVRPV comes from the coding sequence ATGACAGAATTAAAAGAACGTGTAGCTATCATTACAGGCGCAAGCAGTGGTATTGGTGCCACAACTGCTAAAAAGCTTGCCAACGAAGGCGTAAAAGTCGTCTTAGCCGGTCGTAGCGAAGATAAATTAAAAGAAGTCTCAAAAGATATAAACGAAGGTGATTTCTTAATTACACCGACAGATGTGAAGCATAAAGACGACATAGACGCATTAGTCGAAAATGCGATAGCTAAATTTGGTAAAGTCGATATCTTAGTCAATTGTGCCGGTATTAATGGCTCAGCTAAGATTACAGACTACGATGTTGAAACATGGGATGCCATGATCGACACAAATGTTAAAGGATTACTATATAGTTTAAATGCAGTATTACCTCACTTTGAAGAACAGGGTCATGGCCATGTTGTCAATCTCGCATCTATTTCAGCAAACGAAGTATCTAAAGATAGCACGTTATATAGTGCAACAAAATCTGCAGTATTGATGATATTTAATGGTTTAGAGAAAGATTTAGCACGCACAGGTATTAAATCAACAAGTATCTTACCAGGTATGGTTGATACACCAATGACTGAGAAAACAGACTTCGGTGGCCGTAAGAAATTAGATCCTGAAAATATCGCAGACGCTGTCATTTATGCGTTAACACAACCTGCACACGTCAATGTAAATGAAGTCACAGTACGACCAGTGTAA
- a CDS encoding type II restriction endonuclease: MVIERDFDEWLSHFKESIATYEYYIDFEKVKRNVDSIKLELNLLNSLIGSNDIENEFKSLVEKYPEVLKCVPILLAIRGNEISIKTIDEDLIFNFKKPNYDIEKYCEFMKETGIFDLLENHLINNLFDYVTGVETGLDSNGRKNRGGHLMEDLVEENIKQLGVEYEKEVRTDRLIKDHDLDISTITNSGKTIKRFDFVIYHNNIIYAIETNFYQSGGSKLNETARSFKNLAVNSADIPNFEFVWITDGKGWRTARNNLSETFSIMKHLYSINDLQNDVLKIMLDL, translated from the coding sequence ATGGTAATTGAAAGAGATTTTGATGAGTGGTTATCACATTTTAAAGAAAGTATTGCTACTTATGAATATTATATTGATTTCGAAAAAGTGAAAAGAAATGTTGATAGTATTAAGTTAGAACTAAATTTATTGAATTCACTTATAGGGTCAAACGATATTGAAAATGAATTTAAAAGTTTAGTTGAAAAATATCCTGAAGTGTTAAAATGTGTACCTATTTTACTAGCTATTAGAGGTAATGAAATAAGTATAAAAACTATTGATGAAGACTTAATTTTTAATTTTAAAAAACCAAATTATGATATTGAAAAATATTGTGAGTTTATGAAAGAAACTGGAATATTCGATTTGTTAGAAAATCATCTAATAAATAATTTGTTTGATTATGTTACAGGGGTTGAAACTGGATTAGATAGTAACGGACGTAAAAATCGTGGTGGGCATCTCATGGAAGATTTAGTTGAAGAAAATATAAAACAACTTGGTGTTGAGTATGAAAAAGAAGTGAGAACTGATAGATTGATAAAAGATCATGATCTAGATATTTCAACTATAACTAATAGTGGTAAGACAATTAAAAGATTTGATTTTGTAATATATCATAATAACATTATATACGCCATTGAAACTAACTTTTATCAAAGTGGTGGTTCAAAACTAAATGAAACTGCAAGAAGTTTCAAAAATTTAGCAGTGAATTCAGCAGATATTCCAAATTTTGAATTTGTTTGGATAACAGATGGTAAAGGTTGGAGAACAGCCCGAAATAATTTATCAGAAACATTTTCAATTATGAAACATTTATATTCTATAAATGATTTACAAAATGATGTATTAAAAATTATGTTGGATTTATAA
- a CDS encoding AIPR family protein, translating into MANINDFKLVNKKANKYFEIYDFSKDIRDEDKTKLGFYLFILECVTNNTDINELKNCVIDTEYRSLVFNEKNDDLGIDAVYIDENDLHIQLFNFKFRSKFKANKGQNLNNLSDSDKFMKVIESENLNNLTKSTKNVISEIIDKLNSNEQWKMTLYMVSNENFGLEKNQFMENFSEVYDMSIKSISLDDIIGYVSEKHDDINAKFIVDKGSVMPYKEDELDSDDSYLIKLSLDILMKITCKDVILRNDIDEFNIKSIEKLEFEPKILNDNVRGFLGETKYNTKIIKTIGESPQNFFLFNNGITIVANDIKGKPINGKKMFKCELEGMSIVNGGQTIRSIYKYFDDDNSLNSKLSKAYVLVRFISTGNNDKLKNNVAEYTNSQNAISVFDIKSINNIQIELERYLKENDILYVRKAGDTGKIEENYEYRMSKETLAQILYSVQGNPDKATNQKKSLFSNRYDEIFNEELNFDNVIEYIKKYNEVEKIYSESSYNGFNSKYLYILYISEQMKGISFEKCIEILEEVISLYKKDEQNLSDARKLIQKAFKSKVDETLSNSKFE; encoded by the coding sequence ATGGCAAATATTAATGATTTTAAATTAGTTAATAAAAAGGCAAACAAATATTTTGAAATCTACGATTTTTCAAAAGATATTAGGGATGAGGATAAAACAAAGTTAGGTTTCTATTTATTTATACTTGAATGTGTAACAAATAATACAGACATTAATGAGTTGAAAAATTGTGTGATTGACACCGAATATAGAAGCTTAGTTTTCAATGAAAAAAATGATGATTTAGGAATAGATGCAGTATATATTGATGAAAATGATTTACATATTCAATTATTTAATTTTAAGTTTAGAAGCAAGTTCAAAGCTAATAAAGGACAAAATCTAAATAATTTATCAGATTCTGATAAATTTATGAAAGTAATAGAAAGTGAAAATCTAAATAATTTAACAAAAAGTACAAAAAATGTAATTTCAGAAATTATAGATAAATTAAATTCAAATGAACAATGGAAAATGACTTTGTATATGGTTTCAAATGAAAATTTTGGATTGGAAAAGAACCAATTCATGGAAAATTTTAGTGAAGTATATGACATGTCAATAAAATCTATTAGTTTAGATGATATTATAGGTTATGTTTCGGAGAAACATGATGATATTAATGCTAAATTTATAGTAGATAAAGGTTCTGTTATGCCTTATAAAGAAGATGAATTAGATTCTGATGATTCGTATTTAATCAAATTAAGTTTGGACATTTTAATGAAGATTACATGTAAAGATGTAATTTTAAGAAATGATATTGATGAATTTAATATTAAATCTATTGAAAAGTTAGAGTTTGAGCCAAAAATTTTAAATGATAATGTTAGAGGCTTTTTAGGTGAAACAAAATATAATACTAAAATAATTAAAACAATTGGAGAATCACCTCAAAATTTCTTTTTATTTAATAATGGTATCACAATAGTTGCTAATGATATTAAAGGAAAACCAATTAATGGTAAAAAGATGTTTAAGTGTGAACTTGAAGGTATGAGTATAGTTAATGGCGGACAAACTATTAGAAGTATTTATAAATATTTTGATGATGATAATTCACTCAATTCAAAATTAAGTAAAGCGTATGTACTAGTAAGATTTATTAGCACAGGAAATAATGATAAATTAAAAAACAATGTCGCTGAATACACTAATAGTCAAAATGCCATTTCAGTATTTGATATTAAATCAATAAATAATATACAAATCGAGTTAGAAAGATATTTAAAAGAAAATGATATTTTGTATGTGAGAAAAGCTGGGGACACTGGTAAAATTGAAGAGAACTATGAATATCGTATGTCAAAAGAAACCCTAGCTCAAATTCTTTATTCTGTCCAAGGTAATCCTGATAAAGCAACTAACCAAAAGAAATCTCTATTCAGTAATAGATATGATGAAATATTTAACGAAGAACTAAATTTTGATAATGTTATAGAATACATTAAAAAGTATAATGAAGTAGAAAAAATTTATAGTGAAAGCAGTTATAATGGATTTAATTCAAAATATTTATATATCTTATATATAAGTGAACAAATGAAAGGGATATCATTTGAAAAATGTATAGAAATTTTAGAAGAAGTTATTAGTTTATACAAAAAGGATGAGCAAAATTTATCTGATGCACGTAAACTAATTCAAAAAGCATTTAAAAGCAAAGTTGATGAAACTTTATCTAATTCAAAATTTGAATGA